The genomic window ATCAGGCTTGGTGGTGTCTTCGTAGGTGACGGTGACACCCGATGCGTCCTGATGGATGTCGATGACTTTCGCGTTGTAGCGGATCAGCGTTCCCAACTCGCGTGCAAAGGCTTTGCCGATCTGCCCCATGCCGCCAACGGGCTGGAACAGTGTGGTTTGCATATCGTAGTCGTCGCCTGCATTGATCATCGCCCATAGATCGGAATCAAGCAGGTCTCCGAGGGCGATCGGTTCTGACGGCACAGCTAACGGATCGAGGCTACCGCCGGGATCGATGTCATAACCACGGCGTTCACTGCTGGTGCGACTTCTCACATAGGCATAATTTTTATCCAGCGCGCCTGTCGTGCGCAGTGACATGAGCAGCTTTTCCTGATCTTCTTTCGTAACCCACCCGTCGAGCTTGTGACTCTGTGTGACCTTGGCCAGCAATTCGGCCACGTGGCCGTTGTAGTCGGCGTGCACGTGGCGGAAGCGTTGTGGTTTGCCACCAAATGCTTTGCTGCTGTGTACATAGGCGTTGTTATTCACCTGCACGAAGGGTTCCAGCGGGACACCGAGCAGCGTGCAGTAATGAAGGATGCCCTGATGGTGATAGGGAAGACGCCACGGACCGGGATTGATATAAAGCCCGGCATCGAATTGACAGCGTTGAGTGAACCCACCGAGTTCGGTATAGCTGTCTCCACCGTGGATGCTCCAATTACGTCCGCCAGCGCGAGCGTTGTATTCAAGCAATTGCACCTTGTAGCCGGCGGCGCGCAATTCATAGGCAGCCACCATACCGGCGATGCCAGCACCAAGCACCAGTACCGAGGCACCTCTGGGTGCGCCCTGCAGACGAATCGGCTTTTTGAAATTCGATTCCGCCGCAAAACCCAGGCTGCTCATGGCCTGGTACATCACCGCGCTACCCGCCGTCACGCCAATCATGCGTAACAGCTCGCGACGCGTCATCGTGTTGTTGTTATCCAAATTCATCTCACCGACCTCGCAGATAAAGGGCAGTCCGGCGAACCGGGCTGCCCCGGCAGGTAATGCTTGTACGTTAGAAGCAGCCTTCGCCGTCAGAATTGATAACTGGCGCGCAAGTAGTAATACCCGCCGTCATAGCCGAATTGCGAAGACTGGGTGTCATACAGCTGGCCTTCCAATGCCGTGACATACGGAATCCTGGACGGATACCGGTCAAACGCATTGTTGGCACCTAACGCCACTTGCAGCTTTGGGGTGATGTTGTAGTGGACGTCGAAATCGGTGGTGTAAATGGGTGCATTGCGCCAGGGATAAAAGGTGTTTGGCACCACCGATTCCGGACCGACTACGTACGACAACTGATCGGTCGTAGCACCCCAGCGCGTTTCATGCACGCTCACACCCCACTTGCCCTTACTCCAGGTGCCACCAACAATCACCTTGCTCTTGGGTGTGGTCGACGTCAGATAATCGATTTGCTGGATATTGAGGATGGGTTCGCCATCCTGCGTCACCAGATGCGTCACTCGGGTCGTATTGAGGTTCGCCGACAGATCCCAGTCCACCTTGCCGAAAGAACCGAAATCGGTGTGGTAAACACTGGTCAGATCAAGACCGCGGGTGCGTGTGTTGGCACCGTTCGTGAAATACCAGACGCTAGCGAGTCCCGTGTCTGGATTGGCCTGGGCAGCTGAGACGACATAGGGCGGCACAGGAAAGCCGGCGGCCGTCATCGCATCGACAGCTGGGAGACCATACACCGTTCCGCCCGCGACGATGCGGTTGCGGATATTGATCTGATAAGCATCGACGGTGATGTTCAAGTTCTGCAGTGGATTGAGCACCAAACCAAGGTTGAGGTTGGTTGCTTTTTCCGGTTTCAATGGCTGAGCACCGAGCGCGGCGGCGCCGGCTGAGTCAGAAGGCAACTGAGCCGAAGCACTATCGGGCGTCACAGCAAGTGAGGAGAAATGCTCTTCGGCCAGTGATGGTGCATGGAAGCCGGTGCTGGCACTGGCGCGTACAGCAATCTGCGGTGTGAAATCGTAGCGCGTGGAGATTTTGGCGTTTCTGGTGTTGCCCGCATCGCTGTAATGTTCATAACGCCCGGCCACATCCGCCTGCCACTTGTCCGTGATGTGTGTGGACAAGTCGATGTAAACGGCAGACACGGTGCGCGACCACTCGCCGGCGTTGTAAGGATTGAAACCGGCTTCCGACGAGGCACCACCATCTTCATACGAATACACATCGCCCGGCTGGATCTGGAAGGTGTCACGCCGCGCTTCGAAACCAAAAGCGAAGTTCAACGGCTGAGCAAACGCGGAAAGCTGGAACGGCCGTGAGAAATCAAGGTTGCCCGTGAGCTGCGAATTGCTGGTGGCGCCAATGTCGAATGAGGTCGGCGAATCCGTCAGCGATGGATTGACCGAATGGACCAGCCCAAGGTTGTCGCGATCGCCGCCGTAAGTCGTGCTCAGATCCACGCTCCAGCCGTGGAAATCGTCGTCTTTCACGCCACCGGTAATCGAATAGTCGTTTTCGTCGATCGTGAAGATGGGCGTGAAGCCATCCGGGTAAACCTCGGGATCGACATAAGGCGGGCGATAGTTCTCGTAAGACTCGGCATAGCGATGGCCGAATGTACCGAAGGCATACGCCTCGATGTTATCGGTGAAGTCATAACCCGCATTGAAGCCGACGAGCTGCCGCGTGCTGGCTGTATCGCTCGACCACGGGTTTTTGTAGGCGGGGCCGATCGGGTACGGCGACGCGTATCCGTTCGCATTCACATACGCGACGGCGGCAGGAGCGCCCTCACCATACAGTCCATCCGCATAGTCCGGCCCGGTGCGTATGGCGTGGTTGATGCGATCGTATTCCGCGCTTAGATCCAGATATCCGTTACCGCCAAGACTCAGTCCGATGCTTGCCGTCTCGGTATTCTTGAAGCCGTCGCCCTTGTATGTCTGCCCACTGGTGCTGGATAACGATCCGCCACTGGCCCGGGTTTTAAGAATGATGTTGATGACACCCGCGATGGCATCCGAGCCATACTGCGCCGCAGCGCCATCGCGCAGGATTTCGATGTGATCGATCAGGTCGGTGGGAATCATGTCGATGTCCACGCCGGTCGAACCCTGATCCAAGCCTGGATCCTGCACGATGTTCGCCGAACCGTGGCGACGTTTGCCATTGACCAACACCAACACGTGGTCAGGGCTTAGACCATCCAGCTGAAGTTCGTCGGTGAACTCCGCATTGTCTGCGCCGTAACTTGTGTGGGAAATCGACGGCGAAAGCTGGACGAGTGCATCGCGCAAATTGGCTTGGCCGGTGGCCTGCAACGTTGCACCACTGATGACGGTCACCGGGGTCGTACTTTGACCCACCGTCGTTTCGATACGCCCACCGGTGACAACGACCGCGTCCAACTGTGATGCATTGGCAGCATTAGGCGCTGCGGTCGTATTCGTGTTTGTCGTTGTATCCGTGGAAGTGGTTGTGCCGGAAGTCGAGGCTGTGGTGGTAGCGGTTGTATCGTCAGCCCAACTAGGAATGGCAGCCAGCACAAGATTCATCGAAAGCAGGGACAGCACTGCGGCTGCTAGTGGACGTCGTGTAAGGCGTACTTTCATAGATCCCCCGATCAATTAATTACGGCAAGGAGCGCCCCTCCAATGGACTTGGCTTTTTCAATTCCTTATGCGAGTGATGTCAGGTGACTTGGCCGGAATTCCCCCCTCGGGATCCCGGCAAATCCAAACTACATTCCCATATTGCAGTGCGTCAATACTTCGGGGGATTCTGCGACACTTTTGTCATATGGCCGAAAATTTGATTATTTTTGGCCTCAAATGGTGCAACTTTTTGATCGTTTTATAT from Dyella caseinilytica includes these protein-coding regions:
- a CDS encoding TonB-dependent receptor plug domain-containing protein, producing the protein MKVRLTRRPLAAAVLSLLSMNLVLAAIPSWADDTTATTTASTSGTTTSTDTTTNTNTTAAPNAANASQLDAVVVTGGRIETTVGQSTTPVTVISGATLQATGQANLRDALVQLSPSISHTSYGADNAEFTDELQLDGLSPDHVLVLVNGKRRHGSANIVQDPGLDQGSTGVDIDMIPTDLIDHIEILRDGAAAQYGSDAIAGVINIILKTRASGGSLSSTSGQTYKGDGFKNTETASIGLSLGGNGYLDLSAEYDRINHAIRTGPDYADGLYGEGAPAAVAYVNANGYASPYPIGPAYKNPWSSDTASTRQLVGFNAGYDFTDNIEAYAFGTFGHRYAESYENYRPPYVDPEVYPDGFTPIFTIDENDYSITGGVKDDDFHGWSVDLSTTYGGDRDNLGLVHSVNPSLTDSPTSFDIGATSNSQLTGNLDFSRPFQLSAFAQPLNFAFGFEARRDTFQIQPGDVYSYEDGGASSEAGFNPYNAGEWSRTVSAVYIDLSTHITDKWQADVAGRYEHYSDAGNTRNAKISTRYDFTPQIAVRASASTGFHAPSLAEEHFSSLAVTPDSASAQLPSDSAGAAALGAQPLKPEKATNLNLGLVLNPLQNLNITVDAYQINIRNRIVAGGTVYGLPAVDAMTAAGFPVPPYVVSAAQANPDTGLASVWYFTNGANTRTRGLDLTSVYHTDFGSFGKVDWDLSANLNTTRVTHLVTQDGEPILNIQQIDYLTSTTPKSKVIVGGTWSKGKWGVSVHETRWGATTDQLSYVVGPESVVPNTFYPWRNAPIYTTDFDVHYNITPKLQVALGANNAFDRYPSRIPYVTALEGQLYDTQSSQFGYDGGYYYLRASYQF
- a CDS encoding flavin monoamine oxidase family protein: MNLDNNNTMTRRELLRMIGVTAGSAVMYQAMSSLGFAAESNFKKPIRLQGAPRGASVLVLGAGIAGMVAAYELRAAGYKVQLLEYNARAGGRNWSIHGGDSYTELGGFTQRCQFDAGLYINPGPWRLPYHHQGILHYCTLLGVPLEPFVQVNNNAYVHSSKAFGGKPQRFRHVHADYNGHVAELLAKVTQSHKLDGWVTKEDQEKLLMSLRTTGALDKNYAYVRSRTSSERRGYDIDPGGSLDPLAVPSEPIALGDLLDSDLWAMINAGDDYDMQTTLFQPVGGMGQIGKAFARELGTLIRYNAKVIDIHQDASGVTVTYEDTTKPDSRFSARADWCVNTIPLSVLSQIPMNVGTPMADAIAAVPYAAAIKVGLQFKRRFWEEDEQIYGGITYTDLPITNIGYPSTGFFSRGKGVLLGAYIWGMNATEFTAISPAERVKTAVAYGSQIHPQYAKEFDNGVAMAWHRSPFTLGCFGLWTDEARQKHYNNLCQIDGRIVLAGEHASYIPAWQEGAVTSSLNAISRLHQKAIATGAKA